CGATCAACAAGGGTGACGGCAACGACTGTCAGACAGTCATTTTCGGTACTGTGTACTTTAAAAATTTATAGGCAATACGATCGCCAAAAAACGGGCTGAGCGCCTCCATAACGAAGGCAGCAGGTTTGAGTTGAGCCTGTTACGATCCCAACCCAGCGATCGCCCAGCCATGCGATCGCCCAAGAGACATAAGTATAGTTACCTATTAGAAAACCTTAAACTTATATATACCTCATTTTGGGGATCAACATGAAGAAAAAAGTCAACCAAATTCTATTTTTTCGTCATGTTGCTGTAACAATCGCAACGATTTAGGGGAAATATGGCAAAGTTTAACAAGTTTCACCGGGGAGTCAGGCCATCTGTGCTGCAGCACAGGGCCAAGCGATCGCTCCTAGATGGGCTGGGGATGTCCTAACCTAGGGCGGCGATCGCTGCTCTAGCGACGGTTTGATGACGACCATCAATGGCTACCGTCTGGTGACTACCGTGAATCACTACGGTCGATACTTGCGGAACACAAGGGTGACATTATGCCCACCAAACCCAAAGGAGTTAGAGAGGGCAACCTCCACCGGCATCTGCCGGCTTTGATTAGCGATATAGTCTAGATCGCAGGCAGGATCAGGGTTTTCTAGGTTGATCGTGGGCGGAACGCGATCGTGGTGTACGGCTTTCACCGCCGCCACCGCTTCAATGCCTCCCGACCCTCCTAGCAGGTGCCCCGTCATAGACTTGGTTGAGCTAATGGCAATGTCGTAGGCGGGATCGCCCAAGGCGGTCTTGATGGCCGTGGTCTCTGTGGAGTCATTGGCTGGGGTGCTGGTGCCGTGGGCGTTGATATAGCTGACCATATCCGGCGTCACGTTGGCATCTTTCATCGAAAGCTGCATAGCTCGGGCAGCCCCTTCTCCCCCCGGCACCGGCGAGGTCATGTGGTAAGCGTCACAGGTCATGCCATACCCGACAATCTCTGCATAGATGCGTGCCCCACGGCTGAGGGCATGATCCAAAGCTTCTAACACTAGAATACCGGCCCCTTCTCCCATGACAAATCCATCGCGATCGCGATCGAAGGGACGACAGGCATGGGCCGGATCGTCATTGCGCGTGGACAGGGCCCGCGCCGACGCAAATCCTGCAAAGGAGAGCGATCGCACCGCCGCTTCTGCACCACCACAGATCATCGCCTGGGCAAAGCCACGCTGGACGAGACGAAACGCATCTCCCACCGCATTGGAGCCCGCAGCACAGGCCGTCA
This portion of the Leptolyngbya sp. CCY15150 genome encodes:
- the fabF gene encoding beta-ketoacyl-ACP synthase II; this encodes MVRAGSDYKRVVVTGMGAVTPIGNTLSDYWDGLLAGKNGIAPITLFDASRHACRIAGEVKDFEPLDYLDRKDVKRMDRFAQFAVVASKQAIADAQLDVTDLNAEQIGVVIGTGIGGLKVLEDQQEINLTRGPDRCSPFMIPMMIANMAAGLTAIHIGAKGPNSCPVTACAAGSNAVGDAFRLVQRGFAQAMICGGAEAAVRSLSFAGFASARALSTRNDDPAHACRPFDRDRDGFVMGEGAGILVLEALDHALSRGARIYAEIVGYGMTCDAYHMTSPVPGGEGAARAMQLSMKDANVTPDMVSYINAHGTSTPANDSTETTAIKTALGDPAYDIAISSTKSMTGHLLGGSGGIEAVAAVKAVHHDRVPPTINLENPDPACDLDYIANQSRQMPVEVALSNSFGFGGHNVTLVFRKYRP